A window of the Podospora bellae-mahoneyi strain CBS 112042 chromosome 6, whole genome shotgun sequence genome harbors these coding sequences:
- a CDS encoding hypothetical protein (EggNog:ENOG503NY6D; COG:O), with protein sequence MDRVVMLPTQEHVSEAVEFFRKHSSTANKLSPTYHAQFLSRFSVALFHKCMFVSDEPAIMEEALKLGYRSIDIIPTEAATMEYTNCAGILQQRFQQTLQFSVLEHALQISRLAVKHEASKDVAEKAVKPDGSWQHAGNKCQRDIETKSREVLQALEEAIQLGREAVRTLQPIDPSSNALLRHEKSHTLTLIAPWFALKSRVTGDLRCGEEGVRLLQQALTLTSDGHPARHRILTYLAHILATKHQILKGCKNKRQAMEKLGEALRYGREAAEATPELDPARGERYMNVGKMLLSKWLLNGDDQPEEDEMLVLEARKHFCYVANLASVPLLLRLPATIQGARLHLEKGEVTEAHQLLQTGISLLPTLHPQILSAEDLRATLSQVSGLSTLAASVTLEADKSPFDALMFLEAGRCIISGLSMSLKTDMIQLQQRDKGLADSYENLRKRLVAVSRPSPSALTRPRPVETQQEELLQQLSQMEGEIRKLKGFETFQLPLSEEMVKELAQEGPIVVINVTYRRSDAIIITLDEIKSVQLKHLKYEELDKKVVVFEKLGNGSRRNVVVADECEDEPGDEGSEALYWLWNVAARPILDELRAHLGDSKRVWWITSGLAGRAPLHAAGSHGFNSTENTLSHVISSYISSLKALRYARQAATSVNAQPKRSMLLVTMQKNPPPHCKLDTRHEENVIRIVFGQEMLHLEHPDPELVLKEIPTCSFVHFACHGASFSSDPSRSGLLLIKDGKAAMLTVAQLEEVDTEQAAVAYLSACSTAQQTEGKLADEAIHLGNTFQALGFQHVIGTMWGANDKAAGDVAKRFYAKLTSAGDIGVAQALHQSMLEYRSATTGDERHLLAWCPFIHIGA encoded by the coding sequence ATGGATCGGGTCGTGATGCTCCCTACACAGGAGCACGTTTCCGAAGCCGTGGAATTCTTTCGGAAACATTCTTCTACAGCAAACAAGCTCAGTCCAACCTATCACGCGCAGTTCCTATCTAGATTCAGCGTGGCTCTGTTCCACAAGTGCATGTTTGTTTCTGACGAGCCTGCCATCATGGAGGAAGCTCTGAAGCTTGGTTATCGGTCCATCGACATCATTCCGACTGAAGCTGCAACCATGGAATACACAAATTGTGCCGGGATTCTTCAGCAACGCTTCCAACAAACCCTTCAGTTCAGTGTACTTGAGCACGCTCTTCAGATCTCCCGGTTAGCTGTGAAACATGAAGCGTCGAAGGACGTTGCGGAGAAGGCTGTGAAGCCTGACGGCTCTTGGCAACATGCTGGTAACAAATGTCAAAGAGACATTGAAACCAAATCTCGGGAAGTGTTGCAAGCCTTGGAGGAGGCAATCCAGCTGGGTCGAGAGGCCGTCCGCACTCTGCAGCCAATAGACCCAAGTTCCAATGCACTTCTCAGACACGAAAAGTCCCATACGCTCACTTTGATTGCACCATGGTTCGCCCTCAAATCGCGTGTAACCGGAGATCTTCGGTGtggcgaggaaggtgttCGGCTTCTTCAACAGGCCCTGACACTGACCTCGGATGGGCATCCAGCACGTCACCGAATTCTTACCTACTTGGCTCACATCCTCGCAACTAAACACCAGATCTTGAAAGGCTGTAAGAATAAACGGCAGGCAATGGAAAAGCTGGGCGAAGCCTTGAGATACGGCCGAGAGGCCGCTGAAGCAACACCGGAACTGGACCCAGCCCGAGGCGAGCGTTATATGAATGTTGGCAAGATGCTTCTGAGCAAATGGCTCTTGAATGGAGACGACCAACCCGAAGAAGATGAAATGCTCGTGCTGGAGGCAAGGAAGCACTTTTGCTATGTGGCCAACCTAGCCTCGGTGCCACTTCTGTTGCGTTTGCCTGCGACAATTCAAGGGGCTCGACTACATCTGGAGAAGGGTGAAGTAACCGAAGCACACCAGCTCTTGCAGACCGGAATCTCCCTCTTGCCGACCCTTCACCCGCAAATTCTCTCTGCCGAAGACCTCAGGGCTACATTGTCTCAAGTATCCGGCCTCTCTACATTGGCCGCCTCAGTCACCCTAGAAGCCGACAAAAGCCCCTTCGACGCCTTGATGTTTTTGGAGGCCGGCCGTTGCATCATTTCTGGGCTTTCCATGAGTCTCAAGACAGACATGATTCAGCTTCAGCAGAGAGACAAGGGGCTTGCTGATAGCTACGAGAATCTGAGAAAGAGGCTGGTTGCAGTCAGTCGACCTTCCCCCAGCGCATTGACCAGACCGCGACCTGTCGAAACGCAGCAGGAAGAGCTGCTCCAACAACTTTCACAAATGGAGGGAGAGATACGAAAGTTGAAGGGGTTTGAAACCTTCCAGTTGCCCCTATCTGAAGAGATGGTTAAAGAGCTGGCTCAAGAGGGGCCCATTGTGGTTATCAATGTCACATACCGACGAAGcgacgccatcatcatcactcttgATGAGATCAAGTCTGTGCAACTCAAACATCTCAAATATGAAGAACTGGACAAGAaggttgttgtctttgagaAGCTTGGAAACGGATCAAGACGCAACGTCGTAGTTGCAGATGAGTGCGAAGATGAGCCAGGAGACGAGGGTAGTGAAGCACTGTATTGGCTTTGGAATGTCGCAGCACGACCAATTCTGGATGAGTTGAGGGCTCATCTGGGGGATTCGAAGCGAGTTTGGTGGATTACCAGCGGACTGGCTGGGAGAGCGCCTCTCCACGCAGCCGGAAGCCATGGCTTTAACTCCACTGAAAACACACTTAGCCATGTCATCTCATCCTACATCTCATCACTCAAAGCTCTCCGATACGCGAGGCAGGCTGCCACATCTGTCAACGCACAGCCTAAGAGGAGCATGCTTCTGGTGACAATGCAAAAGAACCCTCCGCCGCATTGCAAACTGGATACGAGGCACGAAGAGAATGTGATTCGAATCGTTTTTGGACAGGAAATGCTACATCTCGAGCATCCAGATCCCGAGCTCGTCCTCAAGGAAATTCCCACCTGCTCTTTTGTCCACTTTGCCTGTCACGGGGCCTCCTTTAGTTCCGACCCGTCGAGAAGCGGACTTCTTCTGATCAAGGACGGGAAGGCCGCGATGCTCACCGTGGCTCAACTTGAAGAGGTTGATACAGAGCAGGCGGCGGTAGCCTATCTGTCTGCATGCTCGACAGCGCAGCAAACAGAAGGCAAGCTGGCCGATGAGGCGATCCACCTCGGAAACACATTCCAAGCTTTGGGCTTTCAGCATGTAATTGGGACAATGTGGGGTGCTAATGACAAGGCGGCTGGGGATGTGGCAAAGAGATTTTATGCCAAACTAACCTCGGCGGGTGATATTGGTGTGGCACAGGCGTTGCATCAGAGCATGTTGGAGTATCGCAGCGCCACCACGGGCGATGAGAGACATTTGTTGGCTTGGTGTCCATTCATTCATATCGGGGCCTAG